One window of Dehalobacterium formicoaceticum genomic DNA carries:
- a CDS encoding response regulator transcription factor: MIEKNILIADDEPRMRKLVADFLKKEGYQIKEASNGREAVEAVKGKHPIDLVILDVMMPEMDGWTACREIRKRSSVPIVMLTAKSQETDEVFGFELGADEYVTKPFSPNILVARVNAILRRLEKQEESLLKFNGLEINLMGHLVSLDGEEIELSPTEYDLLQYLIKNKGLALSREQILSAVWGYDYYGESRTVDTHITRLRTKLGKESGLIQTVRGLGYRFEANV, encoded by the coding sequence ATGATTGAAAAAAATATACTGATTGCAGATGATGAGCCGCGCATGAGAAAATTAGTGGCGGATTTTCTGAAAAAAGAAGGGTATCAGATCAAGGAAGCATCTAATGGACGCGAGGCAGTAGAGGCCGTCAAAGGTAAGCATCCGATTGATCTGGTTATTTTAGATGTAATGATGCCGGAAATGGATGGATGGACTGCATGTCGAGAAATCAGAAAAAGATCCTCCGTGCCAATTGTCATGCTCACTGCCAAAAGCCAGGAAACAGATGAAGTTTTCGGTTTTGAATTAGGGGCGGACGAATATGTAACCAAGCCTTTTAGTCCCAACATCTTAGTTGCTCGGGTTAATGCCATCTTGCGCCGCTTGGAAAAGCAGGAGGAGTCTTTATTGAAGTTCAACGGTCTGGAAATTAACCTAATGGGGCATCTGGTTTCTTTAGATGGAGAAGAAATTGAATTAAGCCCCACTGAATATGATCTGCTTCAATATTTAATAAAAAACAAAGGACTGGCTTTAAGCCGGGAACAAATTTTAAGTGCTGTTTGGGGTTATGATTATTATGGAGAAAGCAGAACAGTTGATACCCATATTACCAGGTTAAGAACCAAGCTGGGGAAGGAAAGCGGATTAATCCAAACTGTGCGTGGCTTGGGTTACCGTTTTGAGGCCAATGTATGA
- a CDS encoding sensor histidine kinase — MKKSLSFKLFLAIGCLGIAFILLSWLINAGFMEKFYLSQKKSMLLENAQKIEEVYMGDPGEIQSVLKRAESESGGYTFIINPQGRIIYSSFFEPDSPERPRRSPPFPFVREPVTWINKYQYEINRDHMSNSEFLTFNYRFDNEDRLTVIVPLAAVTQNIRIMNKFFLFTGLIIIGFGIIFAFLFSRKFTRPILHINEIARNMANLDFNRKCQVNSKDEIGELAESINVLSEDLERMIGELNIKNSQLEQDLAKEREIDEMRKEFISNISHELKTPISLIQGYAEGLKVNVNEDEENKDFYCEVIMDEASRMDKMVKELLKLCQLESGFSHLEKSIFDLSPFIDRVAGKFRSVFHAKKINLQIEMGEHLYVEADQYRVEQVLVNFLNNAIQFADYEKIIKIHTEKTHDKIEVSVFNTGNQIPEEYLEKIWLSFYKVDQARTRSLGGTGLGLSIVRGIMEMHNNKYGVENVDEGVRFWFELDAVPEKSQQTETKQ; from the coding sequence ATGAAGAAGTCATTAAGCTTTAAGTTATTTTTAGCAATTGGCTGTTTAGGTATTGCATTTATTTTGCTTTCCTGGCTGATAAATGCCGGATTTATGGAAAAGTTTTATCTTAGCCAAAAAAAATCTATGTTGTTGGAGAATGCTCAAAAAATTGAAGAGGTATATATGGGAGATCCCGGGGAGATTCAATCGGTTCTTAAAAGAGCGGAAAGCGAATCGGGTGGTTATACCTTTATTATTAATCCCCAAGGGCGAATTATTTACAGCTCTTTCTTTGAACCGGATAGTCCTGAAAGACCGAGGCGCTCTCCCCCTTTCCCCTTTGTCCGGGAGCCGGTAACCTGGATTAATAAATACCAGTATGAAATTAATCGGGACCACATGTCTAATAGTGAATTTTTAACCTTCAATTATCGTTTTGATAACGAGGACCGATTGACCGTTATTGTCCCTTTAGCTGCCGTAACGCAAAATATCCGGATCATGAATAAATTTTTTCTTTTTACCGGTTTAATTATTATTGGTTTTGGAATCATCTTTGCTTTTCTCTTTTCCCGGAAATTCACCCGGCCAATTTTGCATATCAATGAGATCGCACGCAATATGGCCAACCTTGATTTTAATCGAAAATGCCAGGTGAACAGCAAGGATGAAATTGGGGAATTGGCAGAGAGTATTAATGTTTTGTCGGAAGACCTAGAGCGCATGATTGGAGAATTAAATATCAAAAACAGCCAGTTGGAACAAGACCTTGCCAAAGAACGGGAGATTGATGAAATGAGGAAAGAATTTATTTCCAATATATCTCATGAATTAAAAACTCCCATCAGCTTAATCCAGGGTTACGCCGAAGGCTTAAAGGTAAATGTCAACGAGGATGAAGAAAATAAAGATTTTTATTGTGAAGTGATTATGGATGAAGCCTCCCGGATGGATAAAATGGTGAAAGAATTATTAAAACTATGTCAATTGGAATCAGGTTTTTCTCATCTGGAAAAAAGCATTTTTGATCTTTCCCCTTTTATTGACCGAGTGGCGGGGAAATTCCGGTCAGTTTTCCACGCGAAAAAAATCAATCTCCAAATAGAAATGGGAGAGCACCTATATGTGGAGGCGGATCAGTATCGAGTGGAACAGGTGCTAGTCAATTTTCTGAATAATGCCATTCAATTTGCTGATTATGAAAAAATCATAAAAATCCACACGGAAAAGACACATGATAAAATCGAAGTATCAGTATTTAATACGGGTAATCAAATTCCGGAAGAATACCTGGAAAAAATTTGGCTTAGTTTTTATAAGGTGGATCAAGCAAGAACCAGGAGTCTGGGCGGTACCGGTTTAGGTCTCTCCATTGTAAGAGGCATCATGGAAATGCACAACAACAAATACGGCGTTGAAAATGTGGATGAAGGAGTGAGGTTTTGGTTTGAACTGGACGCGGTGCCAGAAAAGTCTCAACAAACTGAAACTAAACAGTAA
- a CDS encoding type II toxin-antitoxin system YafQ family toxin yields MYAVKPTTKFQKDLRLAAKRGYRIDLLTAVIKQLAAGKTLAENYRDHSLKGNYTSCRECHITPDWLLIYEIAEDELILYLTRTGTHSDLF; encoded by the coding sequence ATGTATGCCGTAAAACCGACTACGAAGTTTCAAAAAGACTTGAGATTGGCGGCAAAACGCGGGTATAGAATCGACCTTTTGACGGCGGTTATTAAACAGCTTGCCGCAGGGAAAACGCTTGCCGAAAACTACAGAGATCATTCGTTAAAAGGCAATTATACAAGCTGTCGGGAGTGCCACATCACTCCTGACTGGCTTTTAATTTATGAAATTGCGGAAGATGAATTGATTTTGTATTTGACCAGAACAGGAACACATAGCGATTTATTCTAA
- a CDS encoding type II toxin-antitoxin system RelB/DinJ family antitoxin produces MAQTNINIRMDEELKKEFDKLCTDLGLTMTAAFNVFARTMVRQQKIPFEISMNVPNAETVAAIEEVQQMKNNPSLGKTYTDVDQMMKELLG; encoded by the coding sequence ATGGCACAGACCAATATCAATATCCGTATGGATGAAGAATTGAAGAAGGAATTTGACAAACTTTGCACTGATTTAGGCTTAACCATGACGGCGGCGTTTAATGTTTTTGCAAGAACGATGGTCAGGCAGCAGAAAATACCTTTTGAAATTTCCATGAATGTACCCAATGCTGAAACGGTAGCGGCAATAGAAGAAGTCCAACAGATGAAAAACAATCCGTCTTTGGGCAAGACATACACCGATGTTGACCAGATGATGAAGGAGTTGCTTGGCTGA